In the genome of Desulfuromonas sp. DDH964, one region contains:
- a CDS encoding ATP-grasp domain-containing protein — MRIGIHPDNMWGTSYSDRWAEFFRVRGVEVKFLDLLAPDFLEQARGCDGIMWRWFHIQEHKQSAKNILYLLETQLKKPVFPNTDTAWHFDEKIFQFHLLKTLEAPVPESWVFWDFAAASDWARQAAYPLVFKLTVGAGASNVLKLDNASEALRLCRKMFKQGVFPGTMNEFRSRIIPRKVRELKGCLTRPMSALAYLVAGKYPPLPAPWWKPEFSYSYFQEFLPGNSFDTRVSVIGNRAFAFRRMNRAGDFRASGSGKIDWDPARIDSRCLEIAFETSRKGHFQTMSYDFLYKEGQPVICEISYAFVDEAVYQCPGHWDAALNWHEGQMWPEEAQVIDFIEEINRLDRPR, encoded by the coding sequence ATGCGCATCGGCATACATCCCGACAATATGTGGGGAACGAGTTATTCTGACCGGTGGGCAGAGTTTTTCAGGGTGCGTGGCGTGGAGGTGAAGTTCCTCGACCTGTTGGCCCCCGATTTTCTGGAACAGGCAAGGGGATGTGACGGAATTATGTGGCGGTGGTTCCACATCCAGGAACACAAGCAGTCTGCCAAGAACATCCTTTATCTGCTGGAAACCCAGTTGAAGAAGCCGGTTTTCCCGAATACCGACACCGCGTGGCACTTCGACGAGAAAATATTCCAATTCCACCTGCTCAAAACCCTGGAGGCCCCGGTCCCGGAGAGTTGGGTGTTCTGGGACTTCGCGGCGGCGTCGGATTGGGCCCGTCAGGCCGCCTACCCATTGGTTTTTAAGCTGACGGTGGGAGCGGGAGCGTCCAATGTGTTGAAATTGGACAATGCAAGTGAAGCGCTCCGGTTGTGTCGGAAAATGTTCAAGCAGGGGGTTTTCCCCGGAACGATGAACGAATTCCGCAGCCGTATCATCCCGCGAAAAGTGAGGGAACTCAAAGGCTGTTTAACCCGGCCAATGTCTGCTCTCGCCTATCTGGTCGCAGGCAAATACCCGCCATTGCCTGCGCCGTGGTGGAAGCCAGAATTTTCCTACAGCTATTTTCAGGAGTTCCTGCCGGGCAACAGTTTCGATACCAGGGTTTCAGTCATCGGGAACCGGGCGTTTGCCTTTCGGCGCATGAACCGGGCAGGAGACTTCCGTGCCTCTGGGAGCGGGAAAATTGACTGGGACCCCGCTAGGATCGACAGTCGTTGTCTGGAAATCGCCTTTGAAACCTCCCGCAAAGGGCATTTTCAGACGATGTCCTACGATTTCCTCTACAAAGAAGGACAACCGGTGATCTGTGAAATCAGCTACGCATTCGTGGATGAAGCAGTCTATCAATGCCCTGGCCACTGGGATGCCGCCCTCAACTGGCATGAAGGACAGATGTGGCCGGAGGAGGCCCAGGTCATCGATTTCATCGAAGAGATCAACCGTCTTGACAGGCCGCGATGA
- a CDS encoding DUF362 domain-containing protein, giving the protein MVTEHHTENKVGVSVRMSGSPAYPDVQELSGLIRDALYAAGVGHNNRQAPFSEIIDEGATVLLKPNWVLHENYGGHGMDCLVTHPNFILAVLGEVLKAKPGRVVIGDAPIQECHFETLVPPEWREMIVAKSDCPVDILDLRRTILRDGDLSLGQDQDVRSLERYVLFDLGKASLLEPVSDPESRFRITCYDPDRLAEKHGPGCHQYLLAKEPFEADVIINLPKLKTHKKGGITAALKNLVGLNGNKEYLPHHRLGGSKEGGDCYPGTSQVKKMAEYCLDEANRRIGTAGCQKWLKSARYLLKAQNLLGNPEIEGGWHGNDTVWRMALDLNRILLYGTIDGAISDMQQRTIFSLTDAVIAGEGNGPLAPMPVPLGAVTFSSNSAFADWVHASLMGFDPLKIPMIREAFQGFPYRLTTLAPGDCQIICNGRSLAIDELRDKFGREFVPASGWQGHIEWRG; this is encoded by the coding sequence ATGGTGACTGAACATCATACGGAAAACAAAGTTGGGGTCTCTGTTCGGATGAGTGGGTCTCCCGCCTACCCGGATGTTCAGGAATTGTCGGGCCTGATTCGGGACGCCCTATACGCTGCGGGGGTTGGCCACAACAACCGCCAGGCTCCTTTTTCTGAGATCATTGATGAGGGGGCGACTGTCCTTCTCAAGCCCAACTGGGTATTGCATGAAAACTATGGCGGTCATGGCATGGACTGCTTGGTGACCCATCCAAATTTCATCCTTGCCGTGTTGGGGGAGGTGCTCAAGGCCAAGCCTGGTCGAGTGGTCATAGGTGACGCGCCGATTCAGGAGTGTCACTTCGAGACTCTGGTGCCCCCTGAGTGGCGTGAAATGATCGTGGCCAAGTCTGATTGCCCGGTGGACATTCTCGATTTGCGACGGACCATTCTTCGCGACGGAGACCTGAGTCTCGGTCAGGATCAGGACGTTCGCAGCCTGGAACGCTATGTCCTTTTCGATCTGGGAAAAGCGAGTCTTCTAGAGCCAGTGTCAGATCCGGAGAGCCGATTCAGAATTACCTGCTATGATCCCGACCGACTTGCCGAAAAACATGGCCCCGGGTGTCACCAATACCTGCTCGCCAAAGAGCCTTTCGAGGCGGATGTCATCATCAACCTTCCCAAGCTCAAAACCCATAAAAAAGGGGGTATCACCGCCGCCCTGAAAAATCTTGTCGGTCTGAATGGGAACAAGGAGTATCTGCCGCATCACCGATTGGGGGGGAGCAAGGAGGGCGGTGATTGTTACCCCGGGACGTCCCAGGTAAAGAAGATGGCAGAGTATTGCCTGGACGAGGCCAATCGACGTATCGGTACGGCCGGCTGTCAGAAATGGCTGAAAAGTGCCAGATACCTGCTTAAAGCCCAAAATTTACTTGGTAATCCTGAAATTGAAGGCGGCTGGCACGGTAACGATACCGTCTGGCGGATGGCGCTGGACCTGAACCGGATACTTCTCTACGGTACAATAGACGGCGCAATATCAGACATGCAGCAACGGACCATTTTCTCCCTAACCGATGCGGTGATCGCGGGAGAGGGGAATGGTCCGCTCGCCCCCATGCCCGTACCCCTTGGCGCAGTCACATTTTCCAGCAACTCGGCTTTTGCCGATTGGGTTCACGCGTCCCTAATGGGCTTTGATCCTCTCAAGATTCCAATGATCCGAGAGGCCTTTCAGGGATTCCCGTATCGGCTCACCACTCTGGCGCCTGGGGACTGCCAAATCATCTGCAATGGGCGAAGTCTGGCCATAGACGAACTCAGAGATAAATTCGGTCGAGAATTTGTCCCCGCCTCCGGATGGCAGGGTCACATCGAGTGGCGAGGGTAG
- a CDS encoding integrase core domain-containing protein: protein MSQTISPGAEKAYGVQRVCNVWEQARSSFYHASRQIPQSTPKRRGPRPSISDEDLLAMIRHDLATSPFTGEGHRKVWARLRICDGVRIARKRVLRLMRENHLLSPHRGWPKAAKAHDGKIITMAPNLMWGTDGTRVFTLDEGWVWIFSAVEHWNAECVGWHVCKTGDRYAALQPLSMALDNIYGGVEKDIARGLSLRMDHGTQYLSDHFLNQIKFWGITPSFAFVAEPQTNGVAERFNRTLKEQAIYGRIFRTIDDVREAVKTFVELYNSEWRVEKNGFRSPDEIRQAA from the coding sequence ATGAGCCAAACGATCTCCCCAGGCGCTGAAAAGGCCTACGGCGTCCAGCGGGTTTGCAATGTTTGGGAGCAGGCTCGCTCCTCGTTCTACCATGCCTCGCGCCAGATTCCGCAATCAACTCCCAAGCGTCGTGGCCCACGTCCGTCAATCAGTGATGAGGATCTTCTCGCCATGATCCGTCACGATCTGGCCACGTCCCCGTTCACCGGCGAAGGACACCGCAAGGTCTGGGCCAGGCTGCGGATTTGTGACGGCGTGCGCATCGCACGCAAGCGGGTTCTGCGGTTGATGCGCGAGAATCATCTGTTGTCACCTCACCGGGGTTGGCCCAAAGCAGCCAAGGCGCATGATGGTAAAATCATCACCATGGCTCCGAATCTAATGTGGGGCACCGATGGCACCCGCGTATTCACTCTCGACGAAGGCTGGGTCTGGATCTTTAGCGCCGTCGAGCACTGGAACGCCGAATGTGTCGGCTGGCATGTTTGCAAGACCGGCGACCGTTATGCTGCTCTTCAACCACTTTCCATGGCGTTAGACAACATCTATGGGGGCGTAGAGAAAGATATTGCCCGAGGGTTGTCTCTGCGTATGGATCACGGCACCCAGTACCTCTCAGACCATTTTCTGAACCAGATCAAGTTCTGGGGAATCACCCCCAGCTTTGCCTTCGTTGCCGAACCACAGACCAACGGAGTTGCTGAACGATTCAACCGCACCTTGAAAGAGCAAGCCATCTATGGCCGAATATTCCGTACCATCGATGATGTTCGCGAGGCCGTGAAAACCTTCGTCGAACTCTACAACAGCGAATGGCGAGTCGAGAAAAATGGCTTCCGGTCGCCCGACGAAATCCGTCAGGCGGCATAA
- a CDS encoding class I SAM-dependent methyltransferase produces MRSDLTGKSHWDQVYAHAVCGERGGWQPTTYTEKSIEFFLMQAVQAVRPRNILEVGCGNSVWLPYLGQKTGAKVFGIDYSEEGCRLAKDNLVREGVTGEIICGDIFELAAADIGTFDLVYSLGLVEHFTSLTDILGRLAQFAGPCGTVLTEVPNLYSVHGCLAGLYQPALLSKHRTIRRSELVKAYRDCGLDVSDHGYAGLFSFGIVAWGLDQRFPRLDALILPVVRTLSKMTEKLLAKTAYQKGCSLLSPFLYVYGSKPSPRARGTSD; encoded by the coding sequence GTGAGAAGTGATCTGACGGGAAAGTCGCATTGGGATCAGGTTTACGCGCATGCGGTTTGCGGTGAGAGGGGAGGTTGGCAACCTACGACCTATACGGAAAAATCTATCGAGTTTTTTCTGATGCAGGCGGTCCAGGCAGTCCGGCCGCGAAATATTCTTGAGGTGGGGTGTGGCAATTCCGTGTGGCTGCCCTATCTGGGCCAAAAAACCGGGGCAAAGGTCTTCGGTATCGATTATTCGGAGGAGGGATGTCGACTTGCCAAAGATAACCTTGTCAGGGAAGGTGTGACAGGTGAAATCATCTGTGGCGATATCTTTGAACTTGCTGCTGCCGATATCGGAACTTTCGACTTGGTTTATTCTCTCGGTCTGGTTGAACATTTCACGTCATTGACGGATATCCTAGGACGGCTCGCGCAATTTGCCGGGCCGTGTGGGACCGTTCTGACTGAAGTACCAAATCTGTATTCAGTGCATGGATGTTTGGCCGGTCTCTATCAGCCAGCCCTGTTGTCCAAGCACCGAACCATCAGAAGGTCAGAACTTGTCAAGGCCTACCGGGACTGTGGGCTTGACGTTTCCGATCACGGGTATGCTGGACTGTTCTCGTTCGGCATAGTTGCTTGGGGGCTGGACCAACGCTTTCCCAGGTTAGATGCGCTGATTCTCCCGGTCGTAAGGACGCTGTCGAAAATGACAGAGAAACTTTTGGCAAAAACTGCTTATCAAAAAGGCTGCTCATTACTTTCACCCTTTTTGTATGTCTATGGTAGCAAGCCTTCTCCCCGTGCTCGGGGAACCAGCGATTAG
- a CDS encoding flippase, whose translation MSSFWLQFLPRHFRERLFGRDELRKAIDNTGWLFADKLVRMGLGLVVGIWVARYLGPTQFGLLSFVGSFVAIFSSLSLLGLDGIVVRDLVKAPEHAAEILGVTFFLRLSAGAIAYLAMLGAILLFRPDDRLAQVFAAIMGAGLLFQALDTIDLWFQSKVRSVYVVYAKCSAFIVSSVAKIALVMVRAPLIDFVIVGVVELLLAATGLLVAYRYQGQRISAWRVNLAHARRLLSDCWPLLLSGVVFMVYMRIDQVMLGQMIDDHEVGVYSAAVRLAEVWYFIPTAVVSSVFPNIVRAREVDAVEFYNRLQRLYNLLAFMGYAVAVPVTFVSGVVVSRLFGQDYAAAGPMLALLIWAGLFANLAVARNAYLLAMNWSRVLFGMVLAGALVNVLLNLVLIPRYGGMGAVIASCVAYWVAAHGGGLLYAPLRKSTQMLTRALLCPKFW comes from the coding sequence ATGAGCAGTTTCTGGTTACAATTCCTGCCGCGCCATTTTCGAGAAAGGCTCTTCGGGCGTGACGAGTTGCGAAAAGCAATTGACAATACTGGATGGTTGTTTGCCGACAAACTGGTCAGGATGGGCCTCGGGCTTGTGGTTGGCATCTGGGTTGCCAGATATCTCGGCCCGACTCAATTCGGGCTGTTGAGTTTCGTAGGGTCATTCGTTGCAATATTTTCATCGCTTTCACTGTTGGGACTTGACGGTATCGTTGTTAGGGACCTCGTAAAAGCCCCGGAGCATGCAGCAGAGATCCTGGGCGTGACATTTTTTCTGCGTTTAAGCGCCGGGGCAATAGCCTACCTGGCAATGCTTGGAGCGATATTGTTATTCAGGCCCGACGACCGTTTGGCACAGGTATTTGCGGCCATCATGGGGGCGGGGCTGCTATTTCAGGCGCTCGACACGATCGATTTGTGGTTCCAATCAAAAGTTCGCTCCGTCTATGTTGTGTATGCCAAGTGCTCTGCTTTTATCGTAAGTTCCGTTGCCAAGATCGCGCTGGTCATGGTGCGGGCTCCCCTGATTGATTTCGTCATTGTCGGTGTCGTCGAGTTGTTGCTGGCGGCTACGGGTCTGCTGGTTGCCTATCGCTACCAAGGACAACGGATATCGGCCTGGAGAGTGAACCTTGCGCACGCTCGCAGGTTGCTTTCGGATTGCTGGCCGCTCCTCCTTTCCGGGGTGGTGTTCATGGTATATATGCGGATCGACCAGGTCATGCTCGGGCAGATGATCGACGACCATGAGGTCGGGGTTTATTCTGCGGCAGTTCGCTTGGCAGAGGTCTGGTATTTCATTCCGACTGCCGTCGTATCGTCTGTGTTTCCCAATATCGTTCGTGCACGGGAAGTCGACGCAGTCGAATTCTACAACCGGCTGCAGAGGCTTTATAACCTACTGGCGTTTATGGGATATGCCGTTGCCGTACCAGTGACCTTTGTTTCGGGGGTGGTCGTCAGCCGGCTGTTCGGTCAGGACTATGCGGCGGCGGGCCCCATGCTGGCGCTGCTAATCTGGGCCGGACTGTTCGCCAATCTTGCCGTGGCCCGGAATGCTTATCTTCTGGCCATGAACTGGTCTCGGGTTTTATTCGGCATGGTGCTGGCTGGTGCGTTGGTCAATGTTCTCCTGAACCTGGTGTTGATCCCCCGCTATGGAGGCATGGGGGCGGTGATTGCCTCCTGCGTTGCCTACTGGGTCGCAGCTCACGGCGGTGGATTGTTGTATGCGCCATTGCGAAAATCCACTCAGATGCTGACCCGCGCATTGCTTTGTCCGAAATTCTGGTAA
- a CDS encoding winged helix-turn-helix transcriptional regulator: MNTERENGQENYRAFLLLAEIEKAENLSQRDLSRRLGIALGLVNSYLKNLVAKGFVRVKSYPRNRYAYLLTPKGLTEKSRLAYQHLSYFTGLYTTTRQDYLGLFRRMQQKGAREIVFCGIDEVAEIAFMSLQETNLSLVSAMDDKRVGELFLGRVIQPLAAVFTYRGLPIVVTSLKKGPLLRDSLLALGVRPANILGAEGQANCFRQGGQGSGGLAK, translated from the coding sequence ATGAACACTGAGCGCGAAAACGGACAAGAGAATTACCGGGCATTTTTGCTCCTTGCCGAAATCGAGAAGGCGGAGAACCTTTCGCAACGCGATCTGTCACGACGGCTTGGGATCGCGCTGGGGTTGGTGAATTCTTACCTCAAGAACCTGGTGGCCAAGGGTTTTGTTCGTGTTAAGTCCTATCCACGCAATCGCTATGCTTACCTCCTTACCCCCAAGGGGCTGACCGAGAAAAGCCGTCTAGCCTATCAGCACCTGAGCTACTTCACCGGTTTGTATACCACCACCCGGCAAGATTACCTGGGACTCTTTCGGCGGATGCAGCAGAAGGGTGCTAGGGAAATAGTTTTCTGCGGCATCGACGAAGTGGCGGAAATCGCATTCATGTCGTTACAGGAGACTAACTTGAGTCTGGTGTCGGCCATGGATGACAAGCGGGTTGGAGAATTGTTTCTTGGTCGCGTTATCCAGCCCCTTGCGGCGGTGTTTACCTATAGGGGACTCCCAATTGTGGTGACATCCCTCAAAAAAGGCCCTTTATTGCGCGACAGCTTGCTTGCATTAGGGGTTCGTCCTGCAAATATCTTGGGTGCCGAGGGCCAGGCGAATTGTTTTAGGCAGGGTGGCCAGGGTTCAGGCGGGCTCGCCAAATGA
- a CDS encoding glycosyltransferase family 4 protein: MRILMLAPTPYFSDRGCHVRIYEEARVLRRLGHEVRIVTYHLGRNLDDIPTERIPAVPWYRKLSAGPSWHKPYLDILLLFKAWQVARRFRPDLLHAHLHEGAFVAALLKPVLRLPIVFDCQGSLTGELVDHRFVRKGSLLYRVFYLLEAWICRRADAIVTSATPTAELLKADFAVPEARITAVVDGVDAGDFHHHPGQHDLKRELGLPPAKQVVVFLGAMNEYQGIDLLLDVIKTLSARRQDCHFLLMGYPERAYRERAATLGIAGLVTFTGKIPYDQAARYLSLGQIAISPKLSRTEANGKLFNYMACGLPAVVFDTRINREILGDAGLYAEFGDAEALTNGLAALLDDPERGRNLGRVAWQKALAEHSWANRATLLEHVYHRLLGVGDSDVQIMNSKR, translated from the coding sequence ATGCGGATTCTCATGCTCGCCCCCACCCCCTACTTTTCGGATCGTGGCTGCCATGTTCGCATCTATGAGGAAGCACGGGTCCTGCGCCGCCTTGGTCATGAGGTGCGCATCGTCACCTATCACCTGGGCCGCAACCTGGACGACATCCCCACCGAACGGATTCCGGCCGTCCCCTGGTACCGGAAGCTCTCCGCCGGCCCCTCCTGGCACAAGCCGTACCTCGACATCCTCTTGCTCTTCAAGGCCTGGCAGGTGGCCCGGCGCTTCCGGCCTGATCTCCTGCATGCCCATCTCCATGAGGGCGCTTTTGTTGCCGCCCTGCTCAAACCCGTACTGCGGTTGCCGATCGTCTTCGATTGCCAGGGGAGTCTGACCGGCGAACTGGTCGATCATCGCTTCGTCCGCAAGGGGTCGCTCCTCTACCGGGTTTTTTATCTGCTCGAAGCCTGGATCTGTCGCCGCGCCGATGCGATTGTCACCAGCGCGACGCCGACCGCCGAACTGCTGAAAGCCGATTTCGCAGTACCGGAAGCACGAATTACGGCAGTGGTCGATGGCGTCGACGCCGGGGACTTCCATCATCACCCGGGCCAGCATGATCTGAAACGGGAGTTGGGCTTGCCGCCCGCCAAACAAGTTGTCGTCTTTCTCGGCGCCATGAACGAATACCAGGGGATCGATTTGCTCCTCGATGTCATCAAGACGCTCTCTGCCCGCCGCCAGGACTGCCACTTTCTTCTCATGGGCTACCCGGAGAGGGCCTACCGGGAACGGGCGGCGACATTGGGCATTGCCGGATTGGTTACCTTCACCGGCAAGATCCCTTACGACCAGGCGGCTCGCTACCTCTCCCTTGGTCAGATCGCAATCTCTCCCAAGCTTTCCCGCACCGAGGCCAACGGCAAGCTCTTCAACTACATGGCTTGCGGGTTGCCGGCCGTGGTTTTTGATACCCGCATCAACCGGGAGATTCTGGGGGATGCGGGGCTCTATGCCGAATTCGGTGATGCCGAGGCGCTGACCAATGGGTTGGCAGCGCTTCTGGACGATCCGGAGCGGGGCCGGAATTTGGGAAGAGTGGCGTGGCAGAAGGCGCTGGCCGAACACTCCTGGGCTAACCGGGCGACCCTGCTGGAACACGTCTACCACAGGCTCCTTGGAGTCGGTGACAGTGATGTTCAGATTATGAACAGTAAGCGATAA
- a CDS encoding ArnT family glycosyltransferase, with protein sequence MSSWWPHHGEKLLLLGLMLVVFAARLWQLPAYPFHEDEIGSIGVMRSIVETGLPLTGGSLYWRAPLAHYLMALPLLFGDVSPVTARLTNVVLSLFLLPVGYGVGRQLQGRTAGWLAALLLGFSAYQNLLAAFTRWYQPLQLFFLLSIYLAARYWLEGKRKGLAWPLGLAVVATLLCDKPGLFILPAVAWAWLLAGDWGLVRRWRFLLAVLVVLMVAWLADVWTPAGTYRNTFALNLALGGLKDKWAFARWFRDLLPLGWTLLLLAVAPLVMEGRRWWYYGGIFVLGLVGTSLLAPGDNPRYMAHIFPVGLILAASAAAWWLQAVRSLLLRHALPGRGRLAATGALLLASVVFFVGVDKHDVSAAVGYYFKFVDQKPAHDYLASRLQPQDRVISVDPGITDFYLGCPVNYFLRQKFDPVSNRWSPYPAGVRSDYNIDSPERLREVLDQAPGRVWLYANWKMAWAVDPELDRLVREWFRPVFAQGETWVLVSNPGALRRLGRPVSP encoded by the coding sequence ATGTCCAGTTGGTGGCCCCACCACGGGGAAAAACTGTTGCTGCTCGGCCTGATGCTGGTCGTCTTCGCCGCCCGCCTGTGGCAGCTGCCCGCCTACCCCTTTCACGAGGACGAGATCGGCAGCATCGGCGTGATGCGCTCGATCGTCGAGACCGGCCTCCCCCTGACCGGAGGATCGCTCTACTGGCGGGCGCCGTTGGCCCACTACCTGATGGCCCTGCCGCTCCTGTTCGGCGACGTTTCGCCGGTCACCGCCCGGTTAACGAACGTGGTTCTGAGCCTGTTTCTGCTCCCGGTCGGTTACGGCGTCGGCCGCCAGCTCCAGGGGCGCACCGCCGGCTGGCTGGCAGCGTTGCTCCTCGGGTTTTCCGCCTACCAGAACCTGCTGGCCGCCTTCACCCGTTGGTACCAGCCCCTGCAACTCTTCTTCCTCCTTTCGATCTATCTGGCGGCTCGCTACTGGCTGGAAGGGAAGCGGAAGGGGTTGGCCTGGCCCCTCGGCCTGGCGGTGGTCGCCACCCTCCTCTGCGACAAGCCCGGGCTCTTCATCCTGCCGGCGGTGGCCTGGGCCTGGCTGCTGGCCGGGGACTGGGGACTGGTGCGCCGCTGGCGGTTCCTGCTGGCCGTCTTGGTGGTGCTGATGGTCGCCTGGCTGGCCGATGTCTGGACGCCGGCCGGCACCTATCGCAACACATTTGCCCTTAACCTGGCGCTCGGCGGGCTCAAAGACAAGTGGGCCTTCGCCCGCTGGTTCCGGGACCTGCTCCCCCTCGGCTGGACCCTGCTGCTGCTGGCCGTCGCCCCACTGGTAATGGAGGGCCGCCGCTGGTGGTATTACGGGGGCATTTTCGTTCTGGGGCTTGTCGGCACCTCGCTGCTCGCCCCGGGCGACAATCCGCGCTACATGGCCCACATCTTCCCCGTCGGGCTGATTCTGGCCGCCAGTGCCGCGGCCTGGTGGCTGCAGGCGGTCCGCTCTCTGCTCCTCCGGCACGCCCTGCCCGGGCGCGGCAGGCTGGCGGCGACCGGCGCGCTGCTGCTGGCTTCTGTGGTCTTCTTTGTCGGGGTCGACAAACACGATGTCTCTGCCGCCGTCGGCTACTACTTCAAGTTCGTCGACCAGAAGCCGGCCCATGATTACCTGGCCAGCCGTCTGCAACCACAGGACCGGGTGATCTCGGTCGACCCGGGGATCACCGACTTCTATCTCGGTTGTCCCGTCAATTACTTCCTGCGCCAAAAATTCGACCCGGTCAGCAACCGCTGGAGCCCCTACCCGGCAGGGGTCCGCTCCGACTACAATATCGACAGCCCGGAACGGCTCCGGGAGGTTCTCGATCAGGCGCCAGGGCGGGTCTGGCTGTATGCCAACTGGAAGATGGCATGGGCCGTCGACCCGGAGCTCGACCGGCTGGTGCGGGAGTGGTTCCGGCCGGTCTTCGCCCAAGGGGAGACCTGGGTGCTGGTCAGCAACCCCGGCGCCCTGCGACGCCTGGGGCGACCCGTTTCCCCCTGA
- a CDS encoding glycosyltransferase family 2 protein, which produces MKLSLVVPVFNEVENLAALHAEVVAAMDQAALDFELILVDDGSHDGSVPLMLKLAQQDPRVKVILLRRNFGQTAAMAAGFAAAGGEVVIPMDGDLQNDPADIAALVAKLDEGYDVVSGWRARRQDRFFSRRLPSILANGLISRMTGVHLHDYGCTLKAYRREVLAEVNLYGELHRFVPALASQIGCRVTEIPVNHRARQAGTSKYGIDRTLRVILDLVTVKFLLKYATRPMQLFGKWGVLTLLLAGLSGATTLWMKFFDGLSMNRNPLTILTAFLLFTGVQFIVMGLLGELVTRTYHEVQDKPIYTIRETRNLDRKNSQPKAG; this is translated from the coding sequence ATGAAGCTCTCCCTGGTCGTCCCCGTATTCAACGAAGTCGAGAACCTGGCCGCCCTTCATGCTGAGGTCGTCGCCGCCATGGACCAGGCCGCCCTCGACTTCGAGCTGATCCTGGTCGACGACGGCAGCCACGACGGCTCGGTGCCGCTGATGCTCAAGTTGGCGCAGCAGGATCCGCGGGTCAAGGTGATCCTGCTGCGCCGCAATTTCGGCCAGACCGCCGCCATGGCCGCCGGTTTCGCCGCGGCCGGGGGGGAGGTGGTCATCCCAATGGACGGCGACCTGCAGAACGACCCGGCGGATATTGCGGCGCTGGTTGCCAAGCTGGATGAGGGGTACGACGTTGTCTCCGGATGGCGGGCCCGGCGTCAGGACCGCTTCTTCAGCCGCCGGCTCCCCTCGATCCTGGCCAACGGCCTGATCTCGCGCATGACCGGCGTGCATCTCCACGACTACGGCTGCACCCTCAAGGCCTACCGGCGCGAGGTGCTGGCCGAGGTCAACCTCTACGGCGAGCTGCATCGCTTTGTGCCGGCCCTGGCCAGCCAGATCGGCTGCCGGGTAACGGAAATCCCGGTCAACCATCGGGCGCGTCAGGCCGGCACCAGTAAATACGGCATCGACCGGACGTTGCGGGTGATCCTTGACCTGGTTACCGTCAAGTTCCTCCTCAAATACGCCACCCGCCCGATGCAACTGTTCGGGAAATGGGGAGTGCTGACCCTCCTGTTGGCCGGCCTGTCGGGAGCGACTACCCTGTGGATGAAGTTTTTCGACGGCCTGTCGATGAACCGCAATCCCCTGACCATCCTCACTGCCTTTCTGCTCTTCACCGGTGTGCAGTTTATCGTCATGGGCCTGCTCGGCGAGCTGGTGACCCGTACCTACCACGAGGTGCAGGACAAGCCGATCTACACCATCCGCGAGACCCGCAACCTGGACAGGAAAAATTCCCAACCCAAGGCAGGTTAG
- a CDS encoding cytochrome c3 family protein, producing MKKVIVLATAIALLATPAFAAIRNSKHDLSSSSAATVKSTNIDESCVFCHTPHGGTTGFQAPLWNRSGTSASTWSATDLYNSSTLDSASSPTTVLSKVNASDAPLCYSCHDGTSLAGGLNNPPASASNAQPTFTAPNDVVGAQANLNDGSSALKNDHPIGMDYGTVQTNAGANEFVVETTPNQFVDVLPLFTSTGVMWCSSCHDVHNQGAGQPLLVKSNAGSALCTTCHVK from the coding sequence ATGAAGAAGGTAATTGTTTTGGCGACGGCCATCGCGCTGCTCGCCACCCCGGCATTCGCCGCCATCCGTAACTCGAAGCACGACCTGTCCAGCAGCAGCGCGGCCACCGTCAAGTCGACCAACATTGACGAGTCCTGCGTCTTCTGCCACACCCCGCATGGTGGCACCACAGGGTTCCAAGCTCCCCTGTGGAACCGCAGCGGTACTTCGGCCAGCACCTGGTCTGCCACCGACCTTTACAACAGCTCCACCCTGGACAGCGCTTCCAGCCCGACGACTGTTCTTTCCAAAGTCAACGCTTCCGACGCCCCGCTCTGCTACTCCTGTCATGACGGCACCTCCCTCGCCGGTGGCCTGAATAATCCTCCGGCCAGTGCCAGCAACGCCCAGCCGACCTTCACCGCTCCCAATGACGTGGTCGGCGCCCAGGCCAACCTGAATGACGGTAGCTCGGCCCTGAAAAACGACCACCCGATCGGTATGGATTACGGCACTGTTCAGACTAACGCGGGTGCCAATGAGTTCGTGGTCGAGACCACCCCGAACCAGTTTGTTGACGTCCTGCCGCTGTTTACCAGCACCGGCGTGATGTGGTGCTCCTCCTGCCACGACGTCCACAATCAGGGTGCTGGTCAGCCACTCCTGGTTAAATCAAACGCTGGTTCGGCTCTCTGTACTACCTGCCACGTCAAGTAA